From one Triticum urartu cultivar G1812 chromosome 3, Tu2.1, whole genome shotgun sequence genomic stretch:
- the LOC125548915 gene encoding cortical cell-delineating protein-like, with the protein MAPSKLALFLALNLALLAAAHGCEPYCPPVVPTPPILPPSVPSTGGGSCSINTLKLGVCANVLNLLKLKIGVPANEECCPLLAGLADLDAAVCLCTAINANILGIKLNVPIDLVLLLNQCGKKCPSDFTCPI; encoded by the coding sequence ATGGCGCCCTCCAAGCTCGCCCTTTTCCTCGCCCTGAACCTGGCCCTCCTTGCCGCGGCGCATGGCTGCGAGCCCTACTGCCCACCAGTCGTACCTACCCCGCCGATCCTCCCACCGTCTGTGCCGTCGACTGGCGGGGGCAGCTGCTCGATCAACACGCTGAAGCTGGGCGTGTGCGCCAATGTGCTGAACCTGCTGAAGCTCAAGATCGGCGTGCCGGCAAATGAGGAGTGTTGCCCGCTCCTGGCTGGGCTCGCTGACCTCGACGCGGCCGTGTGCCTCTGCACCGCCATCAACGCTAACATCCTTGGCATCAAGCTGAATGTCCCCATCgacctcgtcctcctcctcaacCAGTGCGGCAAGAAGTGCCCCTCCGACTTCACGTGCCCCATCTGA
- the LOC125545481 gene encoding uncharacterized protein LOC125545481 (The sequence of the model RefSeq protein was modified relative to this genomic sequence to represent the inferred CDS: added 90 bases not found in genome assembly), with amino-acid sequence MAAMEAAADAMLAAASRAFCSSVAVFFQIQGCCICLLLAFGWAVASLVRKKEIRKMRRKMASGHSFAFLCDDVDELEHSVQQKLPMVSVVMPLKGFGEHNLQNWRTQITSLYGGPLEFLFVVESKDDPAYRAVSRLIVEYKDKLDAKVVVAGFSTTCSQKIHNQLIGVEKMHKDSKYVLFLDDDVRLHPGTVGALTKEMEKNPEIFIQTGYPLDLPSGSLGSYCIYEYHMPCSIGFATGGRTFFLWGGCMMMHADDFRQDLYGLVTALKNGGYSDDMTLAAIAGQHKRLITSPPVAVFPHPLASDLSFSRYWNYLRKQTFVLESYVSKVNWIMNRALFGVHFYLSWGFVCPYVMALVHIATTLRAPYSTIVKEAAGSSCGLKLVSFLLICTLTELVSMWNLTRVEIQLCNMLSPEGPQDSLRSYNWGLVFVAVLVDNFLYPISAIRSHFSQSINWSGIRYYLRDGKISKIERENSLKYTDLGGKHLYGKKTYPAGKSLLGYLSISLAQWHQPKKYDV; translated from the exons GGGTGCTGTATCTGCTTACTACTTGCTTTTGGTTGGGCTGTTGCTTCACTGGTCAG AAAAAAGGAAATTCGCAAGATGAGGCGCAAAATGGCATCTGGACATAGTTTTGCATTTCTTTGTGATGACGTAGATGAGCTTGAGCACTCTGTCCAGCAGAAATTACCTATGGTCTCTGTAGTCATGCCTTTGAAGGGATTTGGGGAACACAATTTGCAAAACTGGAGAACCCAG ATTACTTCTCTTTATGGGGGGCCATTGGAATTCTTGTTCGTAGTAGAAAGCAAAGACGATCCAGCTTATCGTGCCGTCTCCCGTTTGATTGTAGAGTACAAG GACAAATTGGACGCAAAGGTGGTTGTAGCTGGGTTTTCAACAACGTGTAGCCAGAAAATTCATAATCAGTTA ATTGGTGTTGAAAAGATGCACAAGGACAGCAAATATGTTCTATTTCTAGACGATGATGTCAGACTGCATCCTGGGACAGTCGGAGCTCTCACAAAAGAAATGGAGAAGAACCCTGAG ATATTTATCCAAACGGGATACCCCCTTGACTTACCTTCTGGCAGCTTGGGAAGCTATTGCATATATGAATATCACATG CCCTGTTCGATTGGATTTGCAACTGGTGGGAGGACTTTCTTTTTGTGGGGTGGCTGTATGATG ATGCATGCTGATGATTTCCGGCAAGACCTGTATGGTTTAGTCACTGCACTAAAAAATGGTGGTTACTCAGATGATATGACCCTGGCTGCAATCGCTG GGCAACATAAAAGGCTCATAACTTCACCACCGGTTGCTGTGTTTCCACATCCTCTTGCAAGTGATCTCAGCTTCTCCAG ATACTGGAATTATCTGAGGAAGCAAACTTTTGTTCTTGAATCATATGTATCAAAGGTCAACTGGATAATGAACCGTGCACTATTTGGTGTGCATTTCTATTTGTCATGGGGATTTGTTTGTCCCTATGTTATGGCTTTGGTACATATTGCGACTACTCTTAGAGCACCATACAGCACAATTGTAAAGGAAGCAGCTGGCTCATCTTGTG GTCTGAAACTAGTGAGCTTCTTGTTAATATGCACTCTCACTGAACTTGTTTCAATGTGGAATTTGACGAGAGTTGAGATTCAACTCTGCAACATGTTGTCTCCAGAAGGTCCACAAGACTCCCTTCGTTCATATAACTGGGGGCTT GTGTTCGTCGCCGTGTTAGTAGATAATTTCCTCTACCCGATATCTGCCATCCGGTCTCACTTCTCCCAATCAATCAATTGGTCTGGTATCAGGTACTACCTGAGAGATGGGAAAATAAGCAAG ATTGAAAGGGAGAACAGTTTGAAGTACACCGATCTCGGCGGGAAGCATCTGTATGGCAAGAAGACATACCCTGCTGGAAAGTCGTTGCTCGGTTACCTGTCCATAAGCCTAGCGCAATGGCACCAGCCCAAGAAGTACGATGTCTAA